In the genome of Flavobacterium panacagri, one region contains:
- a CDS encoding RNA polymerase sigma factor, protein MSQEELLVLIRKKDERAFTHLYDMYSKSLFSVINVLVKNREEAEDVLQEVFVKIWKNIDSYSESKGRFYTWILNIARNTSIDKLRSKNFNNTQKNLSSDNFVNLLDDSNKLANKLDAIGIQEFVKKLKPKCIEIIDLLFFKGYTQQEASEELAIPLGTVKTQNRNCINDLRNYLKI, encoded by the coding sequence ATGAGCCAAGAAGAATTATTGGTATTAATCCGCAAAAAAGATGAAAGGGCTTTCACCCATCTCTATGATATGTATTCAAAAAGCTTGTTTTCGGTCATAAATGTTCTGGTAAAAAACCGCGAAGAAGCCGAAGATGTCCTGCAGGAAGTCTTTGTAAAAATCTGGAAAAACATCGATAGCTACAGCGAAAGCAAGGGCCGGTTCTACACTTGGATCCTTAATATTGCAAGGAATACATCTATTGACAAGCTGCGATCCAAAAATTTCAACAACACCCAAAAAAACCTTTCTTCGGATAATTTCGTAAATCTGTTAGATGACAGTAATAAATTAGCTAATAAACTAGATGCAATTGGCATTCAGGAGTTCGTTAAAAAACTGAAACCAAAATGTATCGAGATTATTGATCTGCTATTCTTTAAGGGATATACCCAGCAGGAAGCTTCAGAAGAATTAGCTATACCTTTGGGAACTGTAAAGACACAAAACAGAAACTGTATCAACGATTTAAGAAATTATTTAAAGATATAA
- a CDS encoding anti-sigma factor, producing MEDKQYIESGILELYVYGLLTEKENLEIAELARENPEIESEIISIEKAVSALSSSFSPFHSAANFEKTKARLELKHTKVVDIKPASKRPQYLGWAAAVLLLLGFGYQTLELAKSKQAVSEAGGEKNKIEREYAILDQQNKQTEKNLSIVRDIKNTSVTLGGQSVSPASFAKVYWNKETKTTYIDAAGLPNPPKGMVYQVWSLKLSPVLTPTSIGLLDNFEENSQKIFAVSQTDSAEAFGITLEPAGGSLTPTMEQLYTLGKV from the coding sequence ATGGAAGATAAGCAATATATTGAATCAGGCATTTTAGAACTTTACGTTTACGGCCTGCTGACAGAAAAAGAGAACCTGGAAATTGCCGAACTGGCCAGAGAAAACCCTGAGATTGAAAGTGAAATCATTTCTATAGAAAAAGCTGTTTCAGCCTTATCATCAAGCTTCTCACCTTTCCATTCGGCTGCCAATTTCGAGAAAACAAAAGCGCGTTTAGAGCTTAAACATACTAAAGTTGTCGATATAAAACCAGCATCAAAACGTCCGCAGTACCTGGGCTGGGCGGCTGCAGTATTATTATTGTTAGGTTTTGGATATCAGACTTTAGAACTGGCAAAATCCAAACAGGCAGTCTCTGAGGCTGGAGGGGAAAAAAATAAAATTGAAAGAGAATATGCTATTTTAGACCAGCAGAATAAACAGACTGAGAAAAATCTGAGCATTGTGAGAGACATTAAAAATACAAGCGTTACTCTGGGCGGACAATCAGTATCTCCGGCATCATTTGCAAAAGTGTACTGGAACAAAGAAACAAAAACGACTTATATCGACGCGGCAGGTCTGCCAAACCCTCCAAAAGGAATGGTTTACCAGGTTTGGTCTTTAAAACTAAGTCCGGTGCTTACCCCGACAAGTATTGGTCTGCTGGATAATTTTGAAGAAAACTCTCAAAAAATCTTCGCTGTAAGCCAAACCGATTCAGCTGAAGCTTTTGGCATCACGCTGGAACCTGCAGGGGGAAGCCTCACACCTACAATGGAACAGCTTTATACTTTAGGAAAAGTCTAA